In Juglans regia cultivar Chandler chromosome 13, Walnut 2.0, whole genome shotgun sequence, the following proteins share a genomic window:
- the LOC108991831 gene encoding GDSL esterase/lipase At3g26430-like, producing the protein MEPKYMIYGIFRLVMSIALLTSPTVSITKCNFPAIFNFGDSNSDTGGLSAAFGEAPPPNGETYFHSPAGRYSDGRLVIDFIAESIGLPYLSAYLDSVGSNFSHGANFATAGSTIRPQNTTLSQSGYSPISLDVQFVQFSDFHRRSQVFKKQGGIFEKLLPKEDYFSEALYTFDIGQNDLTAGYKLNMTTEQVKAYIPDVLGQFSNVIRKIYGEGGRSFWIHNTGPVGCLPYILDRFLVTAAQIDKYGCAIPFNEVAQYFNLWLKETLAQLRKELPEATITYIDVYSVKYTLITQAQEHGFQEPLIACCGHGGKYNFNRLMKCGAKKTINGKEIVIAKSCEDPTVRINWDGVHYTEAANKWIFQQIANGSFSDPPISLKIACHS; encoded by the exons atggaaCCTAAATACATGATTTATGGTATCTTTCGCCTTGTAATGTCAATTGCACTACTAACAAGTCCTACTGTATCCATAACCAAATGCAATTTTCCGGCCATCTTCAACTTTGGTGACTCAAATTCAGACACCGGAGGTTTATCGGCAGCATTTGGAGAAGCTCCTCCACCCAATGGAGAAACCTATTTCCACTCTCCAGCAGGACGGTATTCTGATGGGCGTCTAGTAATCGATTTCATAG CGGAAAGCATAGGATTACCTTATCTCAGTGCTTATCTGGACTCGGTGGGTTCAAACTTTAGCCATGGAGCCAATTTTGCAACTGCTGGATCAACCATCAGACCCCAAAACACAACCCTATCACAAAGTGGATATAGCCCCATTTCATTGGACGTGCAGTTTGTTCAATTCTCAGATTTTCACAGAAGATCCCAAGTATTTAAAAAACAAG GAGGGATCTTTGAGAAGTTGTTGCCAAAGGAAGATTATTTCTCTGAAGCTCTCTACACTTTCGACATTGGTCAAAATGATCTCACTGCTGGTTACAAACTCAACATGACCACTGAACAAGTCAAGGCATATATTCCTGATGTACTGGGCCAGTTCTCAAATGTCATTAGG AAGATATATGGTGAAGGGGGAAGGTCATTTTGGATACACAACACAGGCCCAGTGGGCTGCCTGCCATACATTTTGGACCGCTTTCTTGTCACGGCGGcccaaatagataaatatgggTGCGCAATTCCATTTAATGAGGTGGCCCAATATTTCAACCTCTGGTTGAAAGAAACCCTAGCCCAACTCAGAAAGGAACTTCCCGAGGCGACAATCACCTACATTGATGTCTACTCAGTGAAGTACACCCTCATAACCCAAGCCCAAGAacatg GATTCCAAGAGCCTCTGATAGCATGCTGCGGGCACGGTGGGAAATATAATTTCAACAGGTTAATGAAGTGTGGGGCAAAGAAGACTATAAATGGCAAAGAGATTGTGATTGCAAAATCGTGCGAAGATCCGACGGTTCGGATTAATTGGGATGGGGTCCATTACACCGAGGCGGCTAATAAGTGGATATTCCAACAAATAGCTAATGGCTCATTTTCGGACCCACCAATTTCATTGAAAATAGCCTGTCATTCATAG